One stretch of Streptomyces sp. NBC_00443 DNA includes these proteins:
- a CDS encoding Eco57I restriction-modification methylase domain-containing protein, with translation MSAATRTALAFTSVTTVGGLLPGDMLLRIAEARNLPGTKSADYGLPASVPVRDEAERAWEYLKPLWRELRTALPSDPKTGAPAADPTGRAGTDWLAQLFRKLDFGALTEVGAGGIPADSDPEKRFSVSHRHGPALVHLVPWNQELDKRPAAGQVPAQSMLQDCLNRTEAHLWAVLTNGRRLRLLRDSSSFSTAAYVEFDLEALFDGELFSEFVLLYSLLHASRFTVAEGTAPAGCWLEKWRAEAVTSGARALDQLRLGVQNALTVLGTGFLRHPENVRLREDVDPKALRDALLRLVYRLLFVFVAEDRGALLDPEAGERQREAYERYFSSARLRERARRRQGTAHGDQYEALRIVLDALGTEGGRPELGLPGLGGLFSHKEADAPLDGLKLSNESLLAAVRHLAQVRDPGARRWRAVDYRHLDAEELGSVYESLLELEPKHSATDRSFELIEVAGNSRKTTGSYYTPSSLIECLLDTTLDPVIDDAVKRGEQRATEAGRPDPADDIVDELLSLTVCDPACGSGHFLVASARRIAKRVASVRERNPEPTVDAMRHALHEVVARCIYGVDLNPMAVELARVSLWIEAMEPGKPLGFLDAHVKHGNGLIGATPKLLADGVPDDAFKPIEGDDRKYAAGLVKRNKAQRGGQDELLFDADALPGNERYAAELARITAAPANSLKQVRAQESAYRAYVESTAYVHDLHAADAWCAAFVWPKYEGAPEAPTDQVFRALRGRDQAVVPDGTHEEILRLRDQYSFFHWHLEFPEVFSVPESGAGVQRGTGWAGGFDAVVGNPPWERVELVEHEFFAQRDMRIAEAKNSAARKRLIAILRADPNGKRLYSEFEAAKRRAEGESHFLRSSDRYPLTGRGRINTYAVFTETDRALTGPHGRTGVIVPTGIATDATTQFFFKDLITKGHLVALYGFENEEKVFPGVHHSVNFALFCMTGSGSPDEPISIAFRVRQTEQIPERSYLLTGRDIQLLNPNTGTCAVFRNHRDAEITLGIYRRVPVLIDETKGAGGNPWDISFMQGLFNMASDSHLFRPAAQNDETFDDLLKSGWTLDGNVLVRGKERLLPLYEAKMLHHYDHRFSTYENATEKQLAVSTLPRFTVEQHQDASAVPLPRYWVPEQDVPTGEVDRNGKPIMEPGVRSRLAARGWNRDWVMGFRKICRASDERTVITYAFPRAGLGDSGNIMLPRAFEHSPLLYSNSISMALDYVLRQKLGGTNLNFFQFEQLPFISPETMALHADSLTPRILELTYTAYDMSPFARDLGDTGTPFRWDPDRRAIIRAELDALFFHLYGITRDDTAYILDTFNVTRDNDTKAHGEYRTKNLILAEYDRMTTAGLTLETPLTEGESGTYRSTLTPPPGQGPRHS, from the coding sequence GCCATGGCCCGGCGCTGGTTCATCTGGTGCCGTGGAACCAGGAGTTGGACAAACGACCGGCGGCTGGGCAAGTCCCTGCGCAGTCGATGCTCCAGGACTGCCTCAACCGCACCGAGGCCCACCTGTGGGCGGTCCTCACCAACGGCCGCCGCCTGCGTCTGCTGCGCGACTCGTCGTCCTTCTCCACGGCCGCCTACGTCGAGTTCGACCTGGAGGCCCTGTTCGACGGTGAGCTGTTCAGCGAGTTCGTGCTGCTGTACAGCCTGCTGCACGCGTCCCGGTTCACGGTGGCTGAGGGGACGGCGCCTGCGGGGTGCTGGCTGGAGAAGTGGCGTGCGGAGGCGGTCACTTCGGGGGCGCGGGCGTTGGATCAGCTGCGGTTGGGGGTGCAGAACGCGCTGACGGTGCTTGGTACCGGGTTCCTTCGGCATCCGGAGAATGTCCGGTTGCGGGAGGACGTCGATCCGAAAGCACTTCGGGATGCTCTGCTGCGGCTCGTCTACCGTCTGCTGTTCGTCTTCGTCGCCGAGGACCGCGGGGCGCTGCTCGACCCGGAGGCCGGCGAACGGCAACGGGAAGCGTACGAGCGGTACTTCTCCTCGGCGCGGTTGCGTGAGCGGGCCCGGCGGCGTCAGGGCACGGCGCATGGTGATCAGTACGAGGCTCTGCGGATCGTCCTCGACGCCCTGGGTACGGAGGGTGGCCGTCCGGAGCTGGGCCTGCCGGGCCTCGGTGGACTGTTCTCCCACAAGGAGGCCGACGCGCCTCTGGACGGCCTGAAGCTGTCCAACGAGTCGCTGCTCGCGGCCGTACGACACCTCGCGCAGGTCCGCGACCCGGGCGCGCGGCGTTGGCGGGCGGTCGACTACCGGCATCTGGACGCCGAGGAGCTGGGCTCGGTGTACGAGTCTCTGCTGGAGCTGGAGCCGAAGCACTCCGCGACGGACCGCTCGTTCGAGTTGATCGAGGTGGCGGGCAACAGCCGTAAGACGACGGGGAGTTACTACACCCCGTCCTCGCTCATCGAGTGCCTGCTGGACACGACGCTCGACCCGGTCATAGACGACGCTGTGAAGCGTGGCGAGCAGCGGGCCACCGAGGCCGGTCGTCCCGACCCGGCCGACGACATCGTCGATGAGCTGCTGTCACTGACGGTCTGCGACCCGGCTTGTGGGTCCGGGCATTTCCTGGTTGCTTCGGCCCGCCGCATCGCCAAGCGGGTGGCATCGGTGCGGGAGCGCAATCCGGAGCCGACGGTTGATGCGATGCGGCATGCGTTGCACGAGGTTGTCGCGCGGTGCATCTACGGCGTCGACCTCAACCCGATGGCCGTGGAGCTGGCCAGGGTCTCGCTGTGGATCGAGGCCATGGAGCCGGGGAAACCGCTCGGGTTCCTGGACGCCCATGTCAAGCATGGGAACGGCTTGATCGGGGCGACGCCGAAGCTGCTGGCGGACGGTGTTCCGGACGACGCCTTCAAGCCGATCGAGGGTGACGATCGGAAGTACGCGGCCGGGCTCGTCAAGCGGAACAAGGCCCAGCGGGGTGGCCAGGACGAGCTTCTGTTCGACGCGGATGCGCTGCCCGGCAATGAGCGTTACGCCGCCGAGCTGGCCCGGATCACTGCTGCCCCTGCCAACTCCCTGAAGCAGGTTCGGGCGCAGGAGTCTGCCTACCGCGCCTACGTGGAGTCGACCGCGTATGTGCACGACCTGCATGCCGCCGACGCGTGGTGCGCTGCGTTTGTGTGGCCGAAGTATGAGGGTGCGCCGGAGGCACCGACAGACCAGGTTTTTCGCGCGCTGCGTGGTCGTGACCAGGCTGTAGTGCCGGACGGCACGCATGAGGAGATTCTGCGGCTTCGGGATCAGTACAGCTTCTTCCACTGGCACTTGGAGTTTCCGGAGGTTTTCTCTGTTCCGGAGTCGGGGGCGGGGGTTCAGCGGGGTACGGGCTGGGCTGGGGGGTTCGATGCAGTGGTGGGGAATCCGCCGTGGGAGCGCGTCGAGCTGGTGGAGCATGAGTTCTTCGCCCAGCGCGACATGCGCATCGCCGAAGCCAAGAACTCCGCTGCTCGTAAGCGCCTCATCGCCATATTGCGTGCCGATCCCAACGGTAAGCGCCTGTACTCCGAGTTCGAGGCCGCCAAGCGCCGTGCGGAGGGGGAGAGCCACTTCCTCCGTAGCAGCGACCGCTATCCGCTGACCGGACGAGGTCGTATCAACACGTATGCCGTCTTTACTGAGACGGACCGCGCGCTGACTGGCCCGCACGGGCGGACGGGCGTGATCGTGCCGACGGGGATTGCAACGGATGCGACGACCCAGTTCTTCTTCAAGGACTTGATCACCAAGGGGCACCTAGTCGCGTTGTACGGCTTCGAGAACGAGGAGAAGGTCTTCCCTGGTGTCCATCACAGCGTGAACTTCGCCCTGTTCTGCATGACAGGGTCGGGCTCTCCCGACGAGCCGATCTCCATCGCCTTCCGGGTCCGTCAGACCGAGCAGATCCCGGAGCGCTCGTATCTCCTGACAGGACGGGACATCCAGCTCCTCAACCCGAACACCGGAACCTGCGCCGTTTTCCGCAACCATAGAGATGCCGAAATCACGCTGGGAATCTACCGCCGCGTACCGGTCCTGATCGATGAGACGAAGGGGGCAGGCGGAAATCCCTGGGACATCTCCTTCATGCAAGGCCTGTTCAACATGGCAAGCGACTCTCACTTGTTCCGTCCCGCTGCCCAGAACGACGAGACCTTCGACGATCTCCTCAAGAGCGGCTGGACCCTCGACGGCAACGTGCTCGTCCGCGGCAAGGAACGCCTGCTCCCACTGTACGAGGCGAAAATGCTGCACCACTACGACCACCGTTTCTCCACGTACGAGAACGCCACGGAGAAGCAGCTCGCTGTGAGCACTCTTCCGCGCTTCACCGTGGAACAGCATCAGGACGCCTCCGCCGTACCGCTGCCGCGCTACTGGGTGCCGGAGCAGGATGTTCCGACTGGCGAAGTCGACAGGAACGGTAAACCCATCATGGAGCCAGGCGTCCGTAGCCGTCTAGCAGCCAGGGGGTGGAACCGGGACTGGGTTATGGGCTTTCGAAAGATCTGCCGCGCATCAGACGAGCGCACCGTGATCACCTATGCCTTCCCGCGTGCAGGCCTCGGTGACTCTGGGAACATCATGCTTCCTCGGGCCTTCGAGCATTCGCCTCTGCTCTACAGCAACAGCATCTCGATGGCGCTCGACTACGTGCTGCGACAGAAGCTCGGTGGCACCAACCTGAACTTCTTCCAGTTCGAGCAACTCCCCTTTATCTCCCCGGAGACCATGGCTCTGCACGCGGACTCCTTGACTCCTCGGATTCTCGAACTCACTTACACCGCATACGACATGAGCCCGTTCGCCCGCGACCTCGGCGACACCGGCACCCCATTCCGCTGGGACCCCGACCGCCGCGCCATCATCCGCGCCGAGCTAGACGCCCTCTTCTTCCACCTCTACGGCATCACCCGCGACGACACCGCATACATCCTGGACACCTTCAACGTCACCCGCGACAACGACACCAAGGCGCACGGCGAGTACCGCACCAAGAACCTGATCCTCGCCGAATACGACCGCATGACCACCGCCGGCCTCACCCTGGAGACCCCGCTCACCGAGGGCGAGTCCGGCACCTACCGCTCCACCCTCACCCCGCCCCCCGGCCAGGGCCCCCGCCACAGCTGA
- a CDS encoding DUF397 domain-containing protein, with protein sequence MSSGTTELAWFKSSYSGSEGDSCVEIAIAEQAVHVRDSKDVSRPPFAVDREGWAPFVRFVSAVSEV encoded by the coding sequence ATGAGTAGCGGTACGACGGAACTCGCCTGGTTCAAGTCCAGCTACAGCGGTAGTGAGGGCGACAGCTGCGTGGAGATCGCAATCGCCGAACAGGCTGTTCATGTACGGGACTCCAAGGACGTGTCCCGCCCGCCCTTCGCTGTGGACCGCGAGGGCTGGGCGCCCTTCGTGAGGTTCGTGTCGGCTGTCTCGGAGGTGTAG
- a CDS encoding helix-turn-helix domain-containing protein, which produces MDIVEGEAATSVGARTAPAGEWEREPHPSDSLRTFGAVVQALREHAGLSRSEFADIVRYSKHTVESVELGRRMPDEAFVERGEQATGNTGALRKGARHLTRGEAGLAAWFRRWARLEREAVSLCTYECRLVPGLLQSEAYARAVFEGTIPLRTDEELEAQLAARMDRQRMMRERPTVPFSFIVEEHVFRRRFGDAEAMRELFDHVLERSAPRNVTLQVVPLEAGLHACLDGPVQVLETPEGRRLAYSEGQKNGRLISDPKEVSVLCHRYETLRSQALSPKDSRDLLERLRGEL; this is translated from the coding sequence ATGGACATCGTCGAAGGGGAGGCGGCCACGAGCGTGGGCGCCCGGACGGCTCCGGCGGGGGAGTGGGAGCGGGAACCCCATCCGTCGGACAGTCTGCGTACGTTCGGTGCGGTCGTCCAGGCCTTACGGGAGCATGCGGGGCTCAGTCGTAGTGAGTTCGCCGACATCGTCCGGTACTCCAAGCACACCGTGGAGTCGGTGGAGTTGGGCCGTCGGATGCCGGATGAGGCCTTCGTGGAGCGCGGGGAGCAGGCAACCGGAAACACCGGAGCGCTGCGGAAGGGCGCTCGCCATCTCACCCGGGGCGAGGCGGGACTCGCGGCATGGTTCCGGCGGTGGGCGCGGCTGGAGCGGGAGGCGGTGAGTCTGTGCACGTATGAGTGCAGGCTGGTGCCGGGGTTGTTGCAGTCGGAGGCGTATGCGCGGGCTGTGTTCGAGGGCACGATCCCGCTGCGGACCGACGAGGAGCTGGAGGCGCAGCTCGCCGCGCGGATGGACCGTCAGCGGATGATGCGGGAGCGGCCGACGGTGCCGTTCAGCTTCATTGTCGAGGAGCATGTGTTCCGGCGGCGGTTCGGGGATGCGGAGGCGATGCGTGAGCTGTTCGACCATGTTCTGGAGCGGAGCGCTCCGCGCAATGTGACGCTTCAAGTGGTGCCGTTGGAGGCGGGGTTGCATGCATGCCTGGATGGGCCGGTGCAGGTTCTGGAGACCCCGGAGGGGCGGCGACTCGCTTACTCCGAGGGCCAGAAGAACGGGCGACTGATCTCCGACCCGAAAGAGGTGAGTGTGCTCTGCCATCGCTATGAAACACTGCGCTCGCAGGCCCTGAGCCCGAAGGATTCCCGGGACCTGCTGGAGCGACTGCGAGGAGAGCTATGA
- a CDS encoding ATP-binding protein, which produces MNQPAPQLTTSPHTFTQLLSSTRRGARLARLLTVSQLQAWGASQNLTERAEIVVAELAANAVLHGRMPGRGFRLTLALDPPTGRVRIEVTDPRGDLHPYIPPADTEPDALRPGGRGLSLVAALADHWDCVPYPPSGKTVRTYLSPAADA; this is translated from the coding sequence ATGAACCAACCCGCTCCCCAACTCACCACCTCCCCGCACACCTTCACGCAGCTGCTCTCCTCCACGCGGCGCGGTGCTCGGCTCGCCCGGCTGCTCACCGTGAGCCAACTCCAGGCCTGGGGCGCCTCGCAGAACCTCACGGAGCGTGCCGAAATCGTCGTCGCGGAACTTGCCGCGAACGCGGTCCTCCACGGCCGCATGCCCGGCCGCGGCTTCCGGCTCACGCTCGCCCTCGACCCGCCGACCGGCCGTGTCCGCATCGAAGTAACCGACCCCCGCGGGGACCTCCACCCGTACATCCCTCCGGCGGATACCGAACCCGACGCGCTCCGCCCCGGCGGACGCGGACTGTCCCTCGTCGCCGCCCTCGCAGACCACTGGGACTGCGTTCCCTACCCGCCCAGCGGCAAGACCGTTCGGACGTACCTCTCTCCGGCAGCCGACGCGTGA